The proteins below come from a single Carnobacterium divergens DSM 20623 genomic window:
- the thiT gene encoding energy-coupled thiamine transporter ThiT, protein MSKTKLTIWIEGTICAALAIVLSFLPTNIGANFTISLGMIPLILFSFRRGVAAGIVAGFLWGVLHFLVGNVAILNLLQGFIEYFIAFMFTGFAGVVASQVRESIVTRQRRKMVSYIIVGTFIGTFARFFWHFVAGFYFWGSYAPKGMSAVWFSFIMNGGSALATGIVTSVVLVIVAATAPDLFLSKETSWLKK, encoded by the coding sequence ATGTCAAAAACAAAGTTAACCATCTGGATTGAAGGAACGATTTGTGCGGCACTTGCAATCGTTTTGTCATTTTTACCAACAAATATCGGAGCAAATTTCACCATTTCATTAGGAATGATTCCGCTTATTCTTTTTAGTTTTAGAAGAGGAGTAGCAGCAGGAATTGTTGCTGGATTTTTATGGGGCGTTCTGCATTTTTTAGTTGGAAATGTGGCTATTTTAAATTTACTACAAGGCTTTATAGAATATTTTATCGCGTTTATGTTTACGGGATTTGCAGGCGTAGTAGCCAGCCAAGTACGAGAATCAATCGTGACTAGGCAACGTAGGAAAATGGTGAGCTATATTATAGTGGGAACTTTTATTGGAACATTCGCCCGCTTCTTTTGGCATTTCGTAGCAGGATTTTATTTTTGGGGAAGTTATGCTCCAAAGGGAATGAGTGCGGTTTGGTTTTCCTTTATTATGAATGGGGGAAGCGCATTGGCAACAGGAATTGTCACCAGTGTTGTTTTAGTGATTGTGGCTGCTACAGCACCCGACTTATTTCTTTCGAAAGAAACAAGTTGGCTAAAAAAATAA
- the cls gene encoding cardiolipin synthase, translated as MNTILLVIALVTLINIFLAIITVFREKRDIAATWAWLLVLVLLPGIGFIAYLFVGKKISREKIFDIKTQESIGMSELVLAQKEMLAEDELLSSKQSNENTKEMASLFLESDESILTKGNELKIFTDGKEKFDHLIHDIQQAKHHVHLLYYTFHQDELGNRVLAALEERAAAGVEVLVIYDAMGSRSTKHRFFKNLEKLGGKAEPFFGSHWTIINLRLNYRNHRKIVIIDGKVGYIGGFNIGDEYLGKVKKFGYWRDTHLRIEGNAVLALQSRFLMDWNAAVVKQKFDYKEEYFPLSKNHGKTNMQIVSSGPDSELQQIKKGYLKMISMAKESIYIQSPYFIPDDSVLDAITIAAMSGIDVRIMIPNKPDHPFVYRATTYFAGEMVNAGAKVYIYDNGFLHAKTMVIDGEIASVGTANLDFRSFKLNFEVNAFIYDPVIAQDLKQIYEKDIEKCHLLTKELLDQQSRWMKFKQEFSRLLSPIL; from the coding sequence ATGAATACTATTTTACTTGTTATCGCTCTTGTGACATTGATTAATATTTTTTTAGCTATCATCACAGTTTTTCGTGAAAAGCGAGATATAGCAGCCACGTGGGCATGGTTGCTCGTCCTTGTTTTATTACCGGGAATTGGGTTTATTGCGTATCTTTTTGTTGGTAAAAAAATCTCTCGAGAGAAAATTTTTGATATTAAGACGCAGGAAAGCATTGGAATGAGTGAACTTGTTTTGGCTCAAAAAGAAATGCTTGCGGAAGATGAATTGCTGTCAAGCAAACAAAGTAATGAAAATACAAAAGAAATGGCAAGTTTATTTTTGGAAAGCGATGAATCGATTTTAACCAAAGGAAATGAATTGAAGATTTTTACCGATGGAAAAGAAAAATTTGATCATTTGATTCATGATATCCAACAAGCCAAACACCATGTTCATTTATTGTATTATACGTTTCATCAAGATGAGCTAGGAAATCGAGTTTTAGCAGCATTGGAAGAACGAGCTGCAGCAGGTGTTGAAGTGTTAGTTATCTATGATGCGATGGGATCTCGCTCAACCAAGCATCGCTTTTTTAAGAACTTAGAGAAATTAGGTGGCAAAGCAGAACCGTTCTTTGGTTCTCATTGGACGATTATAAATTTGCGTTTGAATTATCGAAATCATCGTAAAATTGTGATTATTGATGGGAAAGTCGGATATATTGGAGGATTCAATATAGGAGATGAATATTTAGGGAAAGTGAAAAAATTTGGTTATTGGCGTGATACGCATCTTCGAATTGAGGGGAATGCCGTTTTGGCTCTACAAAGTCGATTTTTAATGGATTGGAATGCAGCTGTTGTAAAACAAAAATTTGATTACAAAGAAGAGTACTTTCCATTAAGCAAAAATCACGGAAAAACCAATATGCAAATTGTCTCTAGCGGACCAGATTCAGAATTGCAACAAATTAAAAAAGGCTATTTAAAGATGATTAGTATGGCAAAAGAATCGATTTATATCCAATCGCCCTATTTTATTCCAGATGACAGTGTGTTAGATGCTATTACAATAGCTGCGATGTCTGGAATTGATGTACGGATTATGATTCCAAATAAGCCAGATCATCCATTCGTTTACAGAGCAACCACTTATTTTGCAGGCGAGATGGTAAATGCGGGTGCGAAGGTGTATATTTATGATAACGGCTTTTTACATGCGAAGACAATGGTAATTGATGGCGAAATTGCTTCAGTTGGTACAGCAAACCTTGATTTTAGAAGCTTTAAATTAAACTTTGAAGTCAATGCCTTCATTTATGATCCTGTAATCGCACAAGATTTAAAACAAATATACGAAAAAGACATTGAAAAATGTCATTTATTAACAAAAGAGTTACTAGATCAGCAAAGTCGCTGGATGAAGTTTAAACAAGAATTCTCCAGATTATTGTCACCCATCTTATAA
- a CDS encoding betaine/proline/choline family ABC transporter ATP-binding protein (Members of the family are the ATP-binding subunit of ABC transporters for substrates such as betaine, L-proline or other amino acids, choline, carnitine, etc. The substrate specificity is best determined from the substrate-binding subunit, rather than this subunit, as it interacts with the permease subunit and not with substrate directly.) — protein sequence MNRLLEFKNVSKIYKGGKKAVDDVNLNFEKGEFIAFIGTSGSGKTTTMRMINRMIEPTSGQILINGEDIAKTDPVELRRKIGYVIQQIGLMPHMTIRENIVLVPKLLKWPEDKRKEIADRLIKLVDLPNDFLERYPSELSGGQQQRIGVVRALAADQDIILMDEPFGALDPITREALQDLVKQLQQEMGRTIIFVTHDMDEALKLADRIVIMREGRVVQFDTPDNILREPADKFVEEFIGHDRLIQARPNIQTVEQVMLKTPISITPGKSLTEAIRLMRDKRVDTLLVTDDAGILKGYIDIESIDYNHRTATSVGDIMSKNVFFVRKDSLLRDTVQRILKRGLKYVPVVDDAGKLVGIVTRASLVDVVYDTIWGDDDSEETVPANEKNVEVKESNE from the coding sequence GTGAATCGATTGTTAGAATTCAAGAATGTTTCAAAAATTTATAAAGGTGGAAAAAAAGCAGTTGATGACGTCAATTTAAATTTTGAAAAAGGCGAATTTATTGCGTTTATCGGTACCAGCGGTAGTGGGAAAACAACTACGATGAGAATGATCAACCGTATGATTGAACCAACATCGGGACAAATTTTAATCAATGGGGAAGATATTGCTAAGACAGATCCAGTGGAATTGCGCCGCAAGATTGGGTACGTCATTCAACAAATCGGATTAATGCCACATATGACAATTCGTGAAAATATTGTTCTTGTTCCTAAATTATTAAAATGGCCAGAAGATAAACGTAAAGAGATTGCAGATCGTTTAATCAAGCTGGTTGATTTACCAAATGACTTTCTTGAACGCTACCCATCTGAATTATCTGGTGGACAGCAACAACGGATTGGAGTTGTTCGTGCATTAGCAGCTGACCAAGATATTATTTTAATGGATGAACCTTTTGGTGCGCTAGATCCTATTACCCGTGAAGCCTTGCAGGATTTAGTCAAGCAGTTGCAACAAGAAATGGGAAGAACCATTATATTTGTAACCCATGATATGGATGAAGCCCTTAAGCTCGCAGACAGAATTGTGATTATGCGAGAAGGTCGAGTGGTTCAATTTGACACGCCAGATAATATTTTACGCGAACCAGCTGATAAATTTGTTGAAGAATTTATTGGGCATGATCGTTTGATTCAAGCACGTCCGAATATTCAAACGGTTGAACAAGTGATGTTGAAAACGCCAATCTCCATTACACCAGGCAAATCATTAACAGAAGCCATTCGCTTGATGCGCGATAAACGAGTGGATACTTTGTTGGTAACTGACGATGCGGGGATCTTAAAAGGGTATATTGATATTGAAAGTATCGATTACAACCATCGTACTGCTACAAGTGTAGGGGATATTATGAGTAAGAACGTCTTCTTTGTTCGCAAAGATTCCTTATTACGTGATACGGTTCAACGTATTTTAAAACGTGGACTTAAATATGTACCAGTTGTAGATGATGCAGGAAAATTAGTAGGAATCGTTACAAGAGCAAGTCTAGTAGATGTCGTTTACGATACTATTTGGGGAGACGATGATTCGGAAGAAACGGTACCAGCTAATGAAAAGAATGTCGAAGTTAAGGAAAGCAATGAGTAG
- a CDS encoding ABC transporter permease: MIEFLNTYGSELLLKTWEHLYISAVALGLGIIVAVPLGVLLTRTKKTASVVIGIASVLQTVPSLALLALMIPIFGIGKFPAIVALFIYSLLPILRNTYLGVKNVDPNLKDAAKGMGMTNFQSIRMVELPLAAPVIMAGIRLGAVYVIAWATLASYIGAGGLGDFIFNGLNLYKPALIIGGTIPVTILALLADFLLGKLEHWITPISLRTND, translated from the coding sequence ATGATTGAATTTTTAAATACCTATGGCTCAGAGCTGTTGCTTAAAACGTGGGAACATCTTTATATTTCTGCAGTGGCTCTCGGGCTAGGCATTATCGTAGCAGTGCCATTAGGCGTCTTGTTAACTAGAACAAAGAAAACAGCTTCCGTTGTTATTGGAATTGCAAGTGTATTACAAACGGTACCATCGCTAGCGTTGTTAGCCTTAATGATTCCAATTTTTGGGATTGGGAAGTTTCCCGCTATTGTAGCACTTTTTATCTATTCCTTGCTTCCTATTTTAAGAAATACTTATTTAGGAGTAAAAAATGTTGATCCCAATTTAAAAGATGCTGCTAAAGGAATGGGCATGACAAATTTTCAGTCCATTCGAATGGTTGAATTGCCATTAGCAGCACCTGTGATTATGGCAGGTATCCGTTTAGGTGCCGTATATGTCATTGCTTGGGCAACGTTAGCTTCATACATTGGAGCAGGTGGTTTAGGAGACTTTATCTTCAATGGATTAAATCTTTATAAACCAGCACTGATTATCGGTGGGACAATTCCGGTAACAATTTTAGCCTTATTAGCTGACTTCTTACTTGGAAAACTCGAACACTGGATTACACCCATTTCACTTCGTACAAATGACTAG